A stretch of Imperialibacter roseus DNA encodes these proteins:
- a CDS encoding SDR family oxidoreductase, whose amino-acid sequence MKTVVVTGATAGIGFETAKQLAQKGYRVIHLARNKDKARKADSLIKAAAGHENVHHIVADLADLRSIQEAAGKIKEISRRIDALINNAGGIIDVDDRSKDGIEMNFAINHLGHFYLTNLLINELVASKARVINVSSEAHKIGYLNIERIKENKGLTSGFKGYGDAKLCNLLFTKSLHEQYSDRGLTAFSVHPGVVKTNFGHNMKGFVSGVVKFAQLFMITAAKGAATSVYLATKEGIEKNSGGYFKSRHLTTPSTQATSDKNAEDLWKLSEQIIKEALEN is encoded by the coding sequence ATGAAAACTGTAGTTGTTACGGGTGCCACTGCCGGAATTGGCTTTGAAACTGCCAAACAATTGGCTCAAAAGGGATACAGGGTTATTCACCTTGCCCGGAATAAAGATAAAGCCAGAAAAGCCGACAGCCTTATCAAAGCTGCCGCTGGGCACGAGAATGTGCACCATATTGTGGCTGATCTGGCCGACCTCCGTTCGATTCAGGAAGCTGCTGGCAAAATCAAAGAAATCTCCCGCAGGATTGATGCGCTTATCAACAACGCAGGTGGTATTATCGATGTGGACGACCGTAGCAAAGATGGTATTGAAATGAACTTTGCCATCAACCACCTCGGACATTTTTACCTTACCAACCTTTTGATTAACGAGCTTGTAGCTTCCAAGGCAAGAGTCATCAATGTGAGTTCAGAAGCCCACAAAATCGGCTACTTGAATATTGAGCGGATAAAGGAAAATAAAGGCCTGACTTCTGGCTTCAAGGGATATGGTGACGCAAAACTATGTAATCTGTTGTTCACCAAATCACTCCATGAACAATACAGTGACCGTGGCCTCACGGCTTTCTCGGTTCACCCTGGCGTTGTGAAAACCAATTTTGGCCACAATATGAAAGGTTTTGTGAGCGGCGTTGTCAAGTTTGCACAGCTGTTTATGATCACAGCTGCCAAAGGGGCCGCCACTTCGGTTTACCTGGCGACAAAAGAAGGGATCGAAAAAAACAGTGGTGGCTATTTCAAATCGAGGCACTTAACTACCCCCTCCACCCAGGCCACAAGCGATAAAAACGCCGAAGACCTCTGGAAATTAAGTGAACAGATAATAAAGGAAGCCCTGGAAAATTAG
- a CDS encoding OmpA family protein, with amino-acid sequence MKYLALFLTPALLFCSVLLNAQNLTIYDGQETVGNSINSPSFEENPILHPSGTMMFFTRVQHAANVGGKGDKGDIWISEQSASGDWLPAQNLGTPLNSDGLNAIIGFADAGNLMYLSTDYKDKDGILRKAVATSRRNGDNWTAPERLNVKYFNNKSSHQSSWVTADGTVLLLSIEAPGGYGTEDLYVCFRESDGSYSSPRNLGFMINTAFQENTPFLAEDYKTLIFASNGIAGQGGRDLFYSERLDDSWRNWSEPVSLGNKVNTVGTELSFSFQPGADFAYLTSTQNSEGYSDIKRVKIKSDIVAQRLDTIPQTPLIGAVVKPSIDPEVVPTATAPTVATTQVSGIVRDAKTLGALSANISVSGQTSDYSTNHQSGNDGTFSFALEDGHSYALTVSAKGYLDEQLVVETFDGDEINETVLLQPLSVGNTVTLSHVLFEQSTANMIKGSEADLERVRKMMEDNPEVEILISGHTDNQGPIKPNIELSESRVQTVIDYLVSKGIDKSRLTGKGFGPTKPIASNASEETRKLNRRVEFTVLKGN; translated from the coding sequence ATGAAGTATTTAGCCCTTTTTCTAACACCTGCTCTTCTGTTTTGTTCAGTGTTACTCAACGCCCAAAACCTGACTATTTACGATGGTCAGGAGACTGTGGGAAATAGTATTAACTCTCCTTCGTTTGAAGAAAATCCCATTCTGCATCCTTCTGGCACTATGATGTTCTTTACCAGGGTGCAGCATGCTGCCAATGTGGGAGGCAAGGGAGACAAAGGCGATATCTGGATAAGCGAACAGTCGGCTTCCGGAGACTGGCTTCCGGCGCAAAATTTAGGCACACCATTGAACAGCGATGGACTCAATGCTATCATAGGTTTTGCCGATGCTGGCAACCTGATGTATCTTTCCACTGACTACAAAGACAAGGACGGGATACTCAGAAAAGCAGTAGCTACCAGCCGCAGAAACGGCGATAACTGGACAGCACCGGAAAGGTTGAACGTCAAATACTTCAATAACAAGAGCAGTCATCAAAGTAGCTGGGTGACAGCGGACGGAACAGTCTTGCTGCTTTCGATAGAAGCCCCTGGTGGTTATGGCACGGAAGACCTTTATGTATGCTTTAGAGAATCAGATGGCAGCTACTCTTCGCCTCGGAACCTTGGCTTTATGATCAATACGGCCTTTCAGGAAAATACACCGTTCCTGGCCGAAGACTATAAAACACTGATTTTTGCTTCCAATGGGATTGCGGGGCAGGGGGGGAGAGACCTGTTCTATTCAGAAAGGCTTGACGATTCCTGGAGAAACTGGTCGGAGCCCGTAAGCCTCGGGAACAAAGTCAATACTGTCGGTACCGAGCTATCGTTTTCGTTCCAGCCTGGTGCCGATTTCGCTTACCTCACCAGCACGCAGAACTCCGAGGGCTATAGCGATATCAAAAGGGTGAAAATTAAGTCGGACATAGTAGCCCAAAGGCTGGATACTATTCCACAAACCCCACTCATTGGCGCCGTTGTTAAACCGTCTATCGACCCTGAAGTGGTGCCGACAGCAACAGCTCCAACAGTGGCCACGACTCAGGTTTCCGGAATTGTGAGAGATGCCAAAACACTTGGGGCGTTGTCTGCAAACATATCAGTGTCTGGTCAAACCTCGGATTACAGTACCAATCACCAGTCAGGCAATGACGGAACCTTTAGTTTTGCTCTTGAAGATGGTCATTCCTATGCCCTTACTGTTTCAGCCAAGGGATATCTGGACGAGCAGTTGGTCGTTGAAACTTTTGATGGAGACGAAATTAACGAGACGGTGTTGCTACAGCCGTTGTCAGTTGGCAATACGGTAACGCTTTCACATGTGCTTTTCGAGCAAAGCACCGCCAATATGATCAAGGGCTCAGAAGCAGACCTTGAAAGGGTACGGAAAATGATGGAAGACAACCCGGAAGTAGAGATACTCATTTCAGGTCACACGGACAACCAGGGGCCTATCAAACCCAATATCGAATTGTCGGAAAGCAGGGTGCAGACTGTTATCGACTATTTGGTCAGCAAAGGAATAGACAAGAGCCGGTTAACTGGCAAAGGCTTTGGGCCAACCAAACCGATCGCATCTAATGCGTCGGAGGAAACTCGAAAGCTCAACAGGAGAGTTGAGTTCACCGTGTTGAAGGGTAACTAA
- a CDS encoding 2-hydroxyacid dehydrogenase, whose product MSIVIIALNKDLSRWITAFNKVDENLDVSIWPETGDQSEITCAVVWGHPAGSLTAFPNLKLICSMGAGVDHVLKDPELPDGVPIVRIVDDGLSFSMSNYVVSAVMYHHRRFDKYLADKSAHVWDPSSPSEVAVKIGIMGFGVLGQEAGKKLKALGFEVVGYSNSRKNVKGIKCFAGNKELDAFLREINVLVCLLPATPDTKGMLNSKLFTKMNKGTFLINAARGQHQVTNDIIDAIDNGTLSGAFLDVFENEPLQKNHPVWDHPKVFITPHIASITNPDAAAPQIVANYKAMLAGLPLKNKIDRDRGY is encoded by the coding sequence ATGTCGATAGTAATTATTGCACTAAACAAGGATTTAAGTCGGTGGATTACAGCATTCAATAAGGTCGACGAAAACCTTGATGTTAGCATTTGGCCGGAGACTGGTGATCAATCAGAAATAACTTGTGCAGTAGTGTGGGGCCATCCTGCCGGGTCGCTGACAGCTTTTCCTAACCTCAAACTTATTTGCTCCATGGGGGCAGGGGTCGACCATGTGCTCAAAGACCCGGAGCTGCCTGACGGCGTGCCCATAGTTCGCATCGTTGATGATGGCCTAAGCTTCTCGATGAGCAACTATGTTGTTTCGGCTGTGATGTATCATCATCGGCGGTTTGACAAATACCTCGCCGACAAGAGTGCACATGTTTGGGATCCGTCGTCACCATCTGAAGTAGCTGTAAAGATCGGTATCATGGGGTTTGGCGTACTTGGGCAAGAAGCCGGCAAAAAGCTAAAAGCTCTCGGATTCGAAGTAGTTGGATATTCGAATAGTCGTAAAAATGTGAAAGGAATTAAATGTTTTGCAGGCAACAAGGAGCTGGATGCCTTTCTAAGGGAAATAAACGTGTTGGTGTGCTTGCTGCCAGCTACTCCGGACACCAAAGGTATGTTGAACAGTAAGCTATTTACGAAAATGAACAAGGGCACTTTTCTGATCAATGCCGCTCGTGGGCAACATCAGGTAACCAACGACATCATAGATGCCATTGACAACGGAACACTCTCCGGGGCCTTTCTCGACGTGTTTGAAAATGAACCACTTCAAAAGAATCACCCAGTTTGGGATCATCCTAAGGTGTTTATCACCCCACATATTGCCAGCATCACCAACCCTGATGCTGCAGCTCCTCAGATTGTGGCCAATTATAAAGCCATGTTAGCAGGGCTGCCATTGAAGAATAAAATTGATAGGGACCGAGGATACTAG
- a CDS encoding DNA-3-methyladenine glycosylase produces the protein MAAKPLSKDFYVVSDVVSVAKNLLGKVLCTFFDGELTAGVIVETEAYSGEGDMACHACRFGKTSRTEVMFQEGGVVYVYLCYGIHHMVNVVTNVEGNADAVLIRALEPLEGGHTMMERRRKSSLKRISAGPGTVGEALGIKVANTGESLSGPSIWLEERGIAVAEKEIVATTRIGVDYAGEDALKPWRFYIKDNPFVSRK, from the coding sequence ATGGCAGCGAAACCGCTATCAAAAGATTTTTATGTGGTAAGTGATGTGGTGTCTGTAGCGAAGAATTTGCTGGGGAAGGTCTTGTGCACTTTTTTTGACGGAGAATTGACTGCCGGGGTGATCGTTGAAACGGAAGCGTATAGTGGTGAGGGCGATATGGCGTGCCATGCATGCCGGTTTGGAAAGACGAGCCGCACTGAAGTGATGTTCCAGGAAGGTGGTGTGGTCTATGTTTACCTGTGCTATGGCATCCACCACATGGTTAATGTGGTAACTAATGTAGAGGGTAATGCCGACGCAGTGCTGATCAGGGCACTGGAGCCGCTGGAAGGTGGGCACACCATGATGGAGCGACGAAGAAAGAGCTCCCTCAAAAGGATATCGGCTGGACCCGGAACGGTGGGCGAGGCCCTTGGCATAAAAGTAGCCAACACAGGGGAGTCGCTTTCAGGGCCTTCCATCTGGCTGGAAGAAAGAGGAATCGCCGTGGCTGAGAAAGAAATAGTGGCCACGACCAGAATAGGAGTGGATTACGCAGGTGAAGACGCACTGAAGCCGTGGCGGTTTTATATAAAGGACAACCCATTTGTAAGCAGGAAATAG
- a CDS encoding DUF2911 domain-containing protein, which translates to MRNTFALAVTLIFAGFSSYAQISAPAASPSCTITQQIGLTNLSLEYSRPSARGRTIFGDLLPYGVEWRTGANSPTTLTFDKPVVIKGQELAAGSYVISSVPGKTEWTVTFSQNDQKVLSLKITPAAYPIHVETLSIQFEKITETSADLQILWEKTLISIPMVFKTDEQVMAQIESFAKNPEASLANAYYQAASYYLNTGRDLNKALEWVNKAIAVNDGFFWQHRTKALILAGLGKYKEAIASAQVSTEKSKAAGNADYPRLNDKSIAEWQAKK; encoded by the coding sequence ATGAGAAACACTTTCGCACTTGCAGTGACCTTGATTTTTGCAGGGTTTTCATCCTATGCGCAAATCAGCGCACCGGCAGCTAGTCCGTCGTGCACTATTACCCAACAAATTGGTCTGACAAATCTGTCTCTGGAGTATTCAAGACCTAGCGCCAGAGGCAGAACGATCTTTGGTGACCTGCTGCCTTATGGCGTTGAGTGGAGAACGGGTGCCAACTCGCCGACTACGCTCACTTTCGACAAGCCAGTGGTGATCAAAGGACAGGAATTAGCAGCGGGTAGCTATGTCATTTCATCGGTGCCCGGCAAAACAGAATGGACGGTTACTTTCTCACAAAACGACCAGAAGGTGTTGAGTCTCAAAATAACGCCTGCAGCCTATCCTATTCACGTCGAAACATTGAGCATCCAGTTTGAGAAGATCACCGAGACTTCAGCCGACCTTCAAATTCTCTGGGAAAAAACGTTGATCTCGATCCCGATGGTGTTCAAGACGGACGAGCAGGTAATGGCACAAATTGAAAGCTTCGCTAAAAACCCTGAAGCCAGTTTGGCCAACGCTTATTACCAGGCGGCTAGTTACTACCTCAACACTGGCAGAGACCTTAATAAGGCTTTGGAGTGGGTGAATAAGGCCATCGCTGTAAACGACGGGTTTTTCTGGCAGCACAGAACCAAGGCGCTTATCCTCGCTGGCCTGGGCAAATACAAAGAGGCTATTGCATCGGCGCAAGTGAGCACTGAGAAATCGAAAGCCGCTGGCAATGCTGACTACCCAAGACTAAACGATAAGTCGATTGCCGAATGGCAGGCTAAGAAATAA
- a CDS encoding GNAT family N-acetyltransferase yields the protein MEIRKIKAEDTWPVRHRVMWPNQPFDFVKVDEDHEGIHYGLFVDDELVSVVSLFLKDGKAQFRKFATEVEHQGKGYGTFLLNYLLKETEGLHVSSVWCNARTEKAGYYERFGFLKTDATYMKGGIEFVVMEKVLV from the coding sequence TTGGAAATAAGAAAGATCAAAGCTGAAGACACATGGCCAGTCCGGCACAGGGTAATGTGGCCTAACCAGCCGTTTGACTTTGTAAAGGTCGATGAGGACCACGAAGGGATCCATTATGGGCTCTTTGTGGACGATGAGCTGGTATCCGTTGTTTCGCTCTTTCTCAAAGATGGCAAAGCGCAGTTCAGGAAGTTCGCTACCGAAGTTGAACACCAGGGTAAGGGCTACGGCACTTTTCTGCTCAACTACCTTTTGAAGGAAACCGAAGGCCTGCATGTATCATCCGTTTGGTGTAATGCCAGAACGGAGAAAGCCGGATATTATGAAAGGTTCGGATTTCTGAAAACAGATGCTACCTATATGAAGGGGGGCATTGAGTTTGTGGTGATGGAGAAAGTGCTTGTTTAA
- a CDS encoding type II toxin-antitoxin system HicB family antitoxin: MKVLNYRILLREEPEGGFTVLVPSLEGCITYGETLDEAKKNAREAIELYVESLQADGTPIPSDNFLEYTLQIEHA, encoded by the coding sequence ATGAAGGTGCTTAATTATCGAATTTTATTGAGAGAGGAACCAGAAGGTGGGTTTACAGTACTTGTCCCAAGCCTTGAAGGCTGTATAACTTATGGTGAAACCCTCGATGAAGCAAAAAAAAATGCCAGAGAGGCGATAGAGCTTTATGTTGAGTCGTTGCAGGCTGATGGCACACCAATCCCATCAGATAATTTTCTTGAATACACGCTCCAGATAGAGCATGCCTGA
- a CDS encoding type II toxin-antitoxin system HicA family toxin, producing MPDYSSNGIIKKLLEVGFTLDRVKGSHHIYKNREGKRVVVPHPKKDLPKGTFNSILRQAGLQR from the coding sequence ATGCCTGATTACAGCTCAAATGGCATTATAAAAAAGCTGCTTGAAGTCGGCTTTACGCTCGATAGAGTAAAAGGTAGCCACCATATCTACAAGAACAGAGAGGGAAAACGAGTGGTTGTTCCACATCCAAAAAAGGATTTGCCTAAAGGCACTTTCAACTCCATTTTACGCCAGGCAGGCCTGCAAAGGTAA
- a CDS encoding DUF72 domain-containing protein: MKFGSVPDPGNIDFTIPSDHPDTAKMLCKGNGSFEAFVGCAKWNKTDLKNFYPKGTKDELSYYSTQFNSIELNATFYNSPKKDQVLKWKEKTPEGFKFFPKLTNSISHFKRLIDTKQVVDEYCDAISGLEEKLGMVFLQMHDNFKPKDFDRVIKFIDEFPKVIPLAIEVRNEDWFTDPASSEKFYQLLEDKGVTNVLVDTAGRRDMMHMRMTTPHAFVRYVGANHPTDYPRLDDWLVRIKAWKEQGLEKLYFFIHQNIELESPLLSAYFIKKMNEQLGTDLTVPKTLND; this comes from the coding sequence ATGAAATTCGGTTCCGTTCCTGACCCAGGTAATATTGACTTTACAATTCCCTCTGATCATCCTGATACTGCTAAAATGCTCTGCAAAGGAAACGGAAGTTTTGAAGCCTTTGTAGGTTGTGCGAAGTGGAACAAAACTGATTTGAAAAACTTCTATCCAAAGGGTACAAAAGACGAGCTGAGCTATTACAGCACACAGTTTAATAGTATAGAGCTTAATGCCACTTTTTATAACTCTCCAAAAAAGGATCAGGTGCTGAAATGGAAGGAGAAAACGCCAGAGGGCTTTAAGTTCTTCCCTAAGCTTACGAACTCTATCAGCCATTTTAAGCGACTTATAGACACAAAGCAGGTAGTGGATGAGTATTGCGACGCCATTAGTGGGCTGGAAGAAAAGCTCGGAATGGTGTTTTTGCAAATGCACGACAACTTCAAACCAAAGGACTTTGACAGAGTTATCAAATTCATCGATGAATTTCCCAAGGTGATTCCACTGGCTATCGAGGTGCGCAACGAAGACTGGTTTACCGACCCCGCCTCGTCTGAAAAGTTCTACCAGCTGCTGGAAGACAAAGGAGTGACCAATGTGCTGGTGGACACCGCCGGCAGAAGGGACATGATGCACATGCGAATGACTACCCCGCATGCGTTTGTTCGCTATGTGGGCGCCAATCACCCTACAGATTACCCACGCCTCGATGACTGGTTGGTGCGGATAAAGGCGTGGAAGGAGCAGGGGTTGGAGAAACTATACTTCTTTATTCACCAAAACATTGAATTGGAGTCGCCCTTGCTGTCGGCTTATTTTATCAAAAAGATGAATGAGCAGTTAGGAACAGACTTAACAGTGCCAAAAACTTTGAACGACTAA
- a CDS encoding aldo/keto reductase: MTITDIKGTVKLNNGIQMPYFGLGVFKTKDGKQVIDAIHHAIENGYRLIDTAALYGNERGVGDAVRASGAPRKDIFVTTKVWNNEQGYEPTLRAFDHSIKRLGLDYVDLFLIHWPVKGKYKETWKALERLLNEGYIRSIGVSNFLQHHLEDLMNSSSSVPAVNQIEFHPRLVQQSLLDFCAQKKIQVEAWSPLMQGGVFKIEALQQLASKYGKTVAQLVLRWNLQKGVITIPKSINQLRIKENANIFDYTITPEDMAAIDHLDKHQRVGADPDNFSF, encoded by the coding sequence ATGACAATCACAGATATAAAAGGCACTGTAAAGCTGAACAACGGCATTCAAATGCCCTACTTTGGGTTGGGTGTTTTCAAAACCAAAGATGGGAAACAGGTGATTGATGCTATACATCACGCTATAGAAAATGGCTATCGACTCATAGACACTGCCGCGCTCTATGGAAATGAGCGTGGAGTTGGCGATGCTGTAAGAGCATCAGGCGCCCCCAGAAAAGACATATTTGTAACTACGAAGGTATGGAACAATGAGCAGGGTTATGAGCCAACTCTGAGGGCGTTTGACCATTCTATAAAGCGACTTGGACTCGACTATGTTGACCTTTTCCTGATTCACTGGCCAGTCAAAGGAAAATATAAGGAAACCTGGAAGGCTCTCGAAAGACTACTGAACGAGGGCTACATACGCTCGATTGGTGTTAGCAATTTTCTGCAACATCACCTTGAAGATTTGATGAACAGCTCGTCATCGGTGCCCGCTGTGAACCAAATAGAATTTCACCCACGCCTGGTTCAGCAAAGCCTCCTGGATTTCTGCGCCCAGAAAAAAATTCAAGTGGAGGCCTGGAGCCCACTGATGCAAGGTGGCGTCTTTAAAATTGAAGCCCTACAGCAATTAGCCAGCAAATACGGAAAAACAGTTGCTCAGTTAGTTTTGAGATGGAACCTTCAAAAGGGTGTCATTACCATCCCTAAAAGTATTAACCAATTGAGGATCAAAGAGAACGCAAATATTTTTGACTACACAATAACGCCGGAGGACATGGCTGCAATTGACCATCTGGATAAGCATCAGCGGGTTGGCGCCGATCCAGACAATTTCAGCTTCTGA
- a CDS encoding calcium-translocating P-type ATPase, PMCA-type has protein sequence MENKKHFVGLTDEQVQESRKKYGNNLLTPPERDPLWKLFLEKFEDPIIRILLIAAFLSLIISVVHNDYAETIGIFCAIFLATGVAFWFEMDANKKFDILNKVNDQELIKVIRNGKIGEVPKTDVVVGDIIVLETGEEVPADGELLEAVSLQIDESTLTGEPLIDKTTNPAHFHSDSTYPSNWVMRGTKVIDGHATVEVKKVGDATEFGQVAKKATEMTKEDTPLNKQLDRLAKLIGVVGFILAVLTFSVLFAKDMFFGATEVPLVQLGSAGIVIIAIMVVLAKVWIPIVYDGIQLMGYDKEVPDSVDNGSWFRWLAYGVVTFAVLLGVGFAAGLDITSAESWASIDLAKIILQHFMVAVTLIVVAVPEGLPMSVTLSLAMSMRRMLKTNNLVRKMHATETMGATTVICTDKTGTLTQNQMTIYQTDFFGLKDQQPKENSHAANLIKESISANTTAHLDHSNPDKSKSLGNPTEAALLFWLHKNDIDYLELREKVEVIEQLTFSTERKYMATLVESPTLGKKVLYVKGAPEIVMSKCKNVTSDVKPRLIKEVKEEIDNKLLEYQGKAMRTLGFAYKIIEDETPGSIKDLADFDLTFLGIVAISDPVREEVPSAVKDCHDAGIDVKIVTGDTPGTAKEIGKQIGVWKDEDSDLQIITGVEFAALSDEEALKRVQGLKIMCRARPSDKQRLVQLLQQTGSVVAVTGDGTNDAPALNYAHVGLSMGSGTSVAKEASDITLLDDSFNSIATAVMWGRSLYQNIQRFILFQLTINVAALSIVFLGSLMGFELPLTVTQMLWVNLIMDTFAAAALASLPPDHNVMKSKPRHPDDFIITPVMSKNILFVGFTFVILLVGMLFYFTKTDGEITAYHLSVFFTVFVMLQFWNLFNAKAYATGKSAFHELNKGVGFIIVGILIVVGQFMIVEFGGEVFRTVPISLKDWGIIIAATSPVLWIGEISRALKK, from the coding sequence ATGGAGAACAAGAAGCATTTCGTCGGCCTGACAGACGAACAAGTTCAGGAAAGTAGGAAAAAGTACGGCAATAACTTACTGACTCCGCCTGAAAGGGATCCGCTGTGGAAGCTCTTTTTGGAGAAGTTTGAGGATCCCATCATCAGAATACTGCTCATTGCCGCCTTCTTATCCCTGATTATATCTGTTGTTCATAACGATTATGCTGAAACAATAGGCATTTTCTGCGCAATATTCTTGGCTACCGGAGTCGCTTTTTGGTTCGAAATGGACGCCAACAAAAAGTTTGACATTCTCAACAAGGTCAACGATCAGGAGCTGATCAAGGTCATTAGAAATGGTAAAATAGGTGAGGTACCCAAGACAGATGTTGTCGTTGGCGATATCATCGTGCTCGAAACCGGAGAGGAAGTCCCCGCCGATGGAGAGTTGCTTGAGGCCGTTTCGCTGCAAATAGATGAGTCGACGCTTACCGGCGAGCCACTCATCGATAAAACAACCAATCCAGCTCACTTTCACTCCGACTCCACTTATCCATCCAATTGGGTGATGAGGGGTACAAAAGTAATTGACGGGCACGCCACTGTGGAGGTTAAAAAAGTAGGAGACGCCACAGAATTTGGCCAGGTAGCCAAGAAAGCCACCGAAATGACGAAGGAGGATACTCCTTTGAACAAACAGCTGGATCGGCTGGCCAAGCTCATTGGTGTGGTTGGGTTTATTCTGGCGGTGCTTACTTTTTCTGTTCTTTTCGCCAAAGACATGTTTTTTGGAGCCACTGAGGTTCCATTGGTGCAGCTGGGATCCGCAGGAATCGTTATTATTGCAATAATGGTGGTATTGGCAAAAGTTTGGATACCTATTGTATACGATGGCATTCAGCTAATGGGCTACGACAAAGAAGTGCCTGACAGTGTTGACAACGGAAGCTGGTTCCGATGGCTAGCCTATGGCGTGGTGACTTTTGCAGTTTTGCTCGGTGTCGGCTTCGCAGCCGGATTAGATATAACCAGTGCCGAGTCCTGGGCCTCGATAGACCTGGCGAAAATCATTCTACAGCATTTCATGGTGGCGGTTACGCTTATTGTGGTGGCAGTACCTGAAGGCCTTCCTATGAGCGTTACGCTAAGCCTTGCCATGAGCATGCGGCGTATGTTGAAAACCAACAACCTCGTGCGGAAAATGCACGCCACCGAAACTATGGGGGCCACTACAGTCATTTGCACTGATAAAACAGGTACGCTCACGCAAAATCAGATGACCATTTACCAAACTGATTTCTTCGGTTTAAAAGACCAGCAACCAAAGGAAAATAGTCATGCGGCCAATCTGATTAAAGAAAGTATTTCTGCCAACACAACCGCCCATCTTGACCACTCTAACCCTGATAAGAGCAAGTCACTAGGCAACCCCACGGAGGCAGCGCTGCTTTTCTGGTTGCACAAAAATGATATCGATTACCTTGAACTAAGAGAAAAGGTTGAAGTCATCGAACAACTGACGTTTTCTACAGAACGCAAGTACATGGCTACGCTGGTTGAGTCGCCAACGCTTGGGAAAAAGGTGCTGTATGTGAAAGGGGCTCCGGAAATTGTAATGTCGAAGTGTAAGAATGTCACCTCCGATGTAAAACCAAGATTGATTAAAGAGGTGAAGGAAGAGATCGACAACAAGCTCCTTGAGTATCAGGGAAAGGCAATGCGAACACTCGGCTTTGCTTACAAAATAATAGAAGATGAAACACCAGGTAGTATCAAAGACCTGGCCGACTTCGACTTAACATTTCTCGGGATTGTAGCCATCTCTGATCCGGTGAGGGAGGAAGTGCCCAGTGCTGTGAAGGATTGCCACGATGCCGGTATTGATGTAAAAATTGTTACGGGAGACACACCCGGCACCGCCAAAGAAATTGGCAAGCAGATTGGCGTTTGGAAGGATGAGGACAGTGATTTACAGATAATCACGGGAGTGGAATTTGCTGCGCTTAGTGACGAAGAGGCACTAAAAAGGGTGCAGGGGCTGAAGATCATGTGTAGGGCAAGGCCCTCAGACAAGCAAAGGCTGGTGCAGTTGCTGCAACAAACTGGGTCGGTGGTGGCTGTTACCGGCGACGGTACCAACGATGCCCCGGCACTGAACTATGCCCACGTAGGGCTTTCCATGGGTTCCGGCACGTCCGTAGCCAAGGAAGCCAGCGACATTACCTTACTGGACGATTCGTTCAACAGCATTGCCACAGCGGTTATGTGGGGCCGGTCGCTTTACCAGAACATTCAGCGCTTCATCCTGTTTCAGCTCACTATCAATGTGGCTGCCTTATCCATCGTCTTCCTGGGCTCGCTTATGGGCTTTGAGCTGCCGCTAACCGTCACCCAAATGCTCTGGGTGAATCTGATCATGGACACCTTTGCGGCGGCGGCCCTGGCTTCTCTTCCGCCTGACCATAACGTAATGAAAAGCAAGCCCCGGCATCCGGATGACTTTATCATTACGCCAGTGATGAGCAAAAACATATTGTTCGTGGGCTTTACATTTGTCATTCTATTGGTAGGAATGCTTTTCTATTTCACAAAGACCGACGGCGAAATCACCGCCTACCACTTGTCTGTTTTTTTTACAGTATTTGTGATGCTGCAATTCTGGAACCTGTTCAACGCTAAGGCTTACGCAACTGGCAAGTCTGCCTTCCATGAACTGAATAAGGGGGTTGGCTTTATCATCGTCGGCATTTTGATCGTGGTGGGTCAGTTTATGATAGTCGAGTTTGGTGGAGAAGTTTTCAGAACAGTTCCGATATCTCTGAAAGACTGGGGAATAATTATTGCTGCCACCTCGCCAGTGCTTTGGATAGGAGAAATATCGAGGGCGTTGAAAAAATAG